From Spodoptera frugiperda isolate SF20-4 chromosome 27, AGI-APGP_CSIRO_Sfru_2.0, whole genome shotgun sequence:
ttcgttacattcatttggttgggtatcggccgagcgcttcggtactatcgtagaaaaagtgtattatcagtcgtatgattatttgtctgtagtggtcctgctgtttcgtatattctaaattggtttcgttgtatttgtcaattaataagtttatttgttgggttttcctggttttttggttaaactatttaacgtaggtttagtttgatatcgattattagtagttactgtagttagtttgtttaataaaattgtaagtctaatttataaattaattagattagatttaagtcgtttcttttaaattatttagtttaagcttggttattatagcatagaggataggttgtaatatagtttctttttaattgttataaattcgtaattcgtagctttctttaattttaagttagtttaagtccgtttttaaactattttttcaatgccctaagtgagtatacatctattaaattcaaacgcagagcttgatttttgaagagttccctgaaatatcttccacatctcatttttgaagagatcccgcgagatcgggaactatgtggttaaaaccaaaaatttgccggaagtcactattccacgcgaacgaagtcgcgggcaaaagctagtgagTAATAATAGTTAACACTCAACActataatcatattaaaaatgtaaaattttgttggtTTGGATGTTTGCATGTTTgcccgtcaatcacgctgaaactactgaacggattttgatgaaatttgttataaaaacagcgtatgaactgacttgggtgatatgaAGATAGGAAACGCTgatgaagccgctggcagaagttagtgaACAATAATTCAACTAGAAAAATTATCTCTGATAAAGTGtttaatatacagggtgactttgaattcgacgtattcctctcgggaggtgataatacaactaatttcctacaaaattagccctgaggtccttgggcggaaagtggctagtttctgagatattcaacatttttggttttggtaaaaaaatcccgatttgattacaaaaacatcaataaataaaaaaatactggttggattttagttgttttagttttaatcagttgccaatgtatcagttatcatttataaatactaataatggcagaaatatcattcgttttatatattgaaattgcgcttttctctttacactctacttatcatcaattaattcatttgtttttgggaatattgtaaataattttacgtttctgggtagctaataaaccaaggaagtttttctaatagtttgtacgcttagtgtcatatatttttttcgaaataaatccagttatctattgaccaaattagtgaaacaaaacaaaatttcataggaaattacttgctatttttaaacgaatgatatttctgccattattagtatttataaatgacaactgatgtattggcaactgattaaaactaaaataactaaaatccaaccagtatttttttatttattgatgtttttgtattcaattcgggatatttttaccaaaaccaaaaatgttgaatatctcagaaactagccactttccgcccaaggacctcagggctatttttgtaggaaatttgttgtattatcacaccccgagaggaatacgtcgaattcaaagtcaccctgtagaATGGCTATAAATGGGAATCCCTAGACCGGACTTGCTAAGTAAACAACACATAAATAAAGATTACAAATTAGATCTAGAACAATAAAGCCAAATGTGTTGTGTGACTAAGATTCCTTATCATTGTCTGATCGGTATAAACTAATCAGATTATTGAGTAATTTCAAGCGAAACTTACAAATAATTCTTAAGAATATTcgatttattaaaattctcaGAAATATTTAAGAACCAAATCGTTCCCGGGTTAAGGGTAAACCTACTATACAAGGAACTTTTAACATAAGTGGTCAATAATAGTGGCTAACATTCAATATGTACAAAGACCTCCATCTCacagttggggcccagtagggctgacgcctgatccggagctgcggactacctagcgagtttaccgggaatccggctcgaagggcagaagtcggaatgaggtggtttttagtcagtaagagtctgacactccctctctcctcgcccaaggcttgGAAAatctggatgattttccctccttaaaaaagcaCCTCCATCTCTTCTTGAACCAAAAAGGTATAATGCtagatacaaattaaataaaaaagaaaatgaactGTGTAACTAAGGTCCCATCACACTTATTTGTCGTACAAAAACAAATCGTTAGGTACCTAATCCAATACATCAAGCGAGCAGGAATGACGCATGGCATGACACAAGATAAACAGCGCAGCTAAGGGTAGGGAACTACGCACCTATTATGACGTCACTGTTCAGTCTTCCGCGCCTGCGTCCAAATCCGAGGTCAAGGTTAAAAACAAGGAAATGCTTCGtccattatttagtttttacgcGACTGTCCAAAAAAGAGTGTTATGTGTTTTTTCTTGGTCAGTTTCTAGGAAGAAATCTGTGTGATTGTTGATCATAGTTAGTGGTAATTGGAACGAAGAACGAGTTCGAAGTTTAGCTGTCTTAATAGGATGTCTATTAAATACGCAtctatcataaatatttaacacgCAACTATCGATTCGGATATCATTGTTTCTATTGCATTTAAAGACCATAATCATTTAACTGACTCTACAATAAATCTTGCATCATTTTCTTCAGTTACTTTTCCGTTTTTAGAACAAACAAAACAGACTCACGAATATTGGTTTTTCTTTAAAACTGGTTTACATTTTGACAAAGTTCATTAACcttgttttcattatttatcaCGTGACTGTGGTTTTACTGGAAAATATTGCTATATTCAATACGTCAGGCGATATAATCACTCGATTAATCATCGGGGATTTGGTTCAGTCAAGTACCTTTGTGTGACTAGGTAGGATTGGGCCTGTATtcatatattgtattgtattgtggtTATGGTATGACGTCAGTTTTTCTCCGAAAGATTCGGTAGGATTGatagatacaattttttttaatgctggAATATTATCCAATGTATTCTCCCGCCTAGATTGAGGCGAAAGGGGGTTtgagacccttactgactaaaaactaccccgatcctactcctgctcttcgagtcggagccccggtaacctgcaaAGGTACTTCGCAGCGGTAGTTCAGACAACAGCCAAACTGGATCTTATttttggtggtctgatgactcttcgAGGGGTCCTCATTATGCACGGGAACTGTAATGCCTACTTTCGATTAATATTAAAGAGTATGTGTTGTACACTTCCAGATTTCACGCTTTTATTACAATGCAATATTCCTAATAAATTGAACTTGAAACCACTCGTAAAATAAACCGACCAAAAAGGCAGAttaggaaaaatatattaacttaaaccacttgatttattaaaagaaagaaTAACAATAAGTATGTAACATGcaatgtattgtataatattataaaacgtttACAATGTTATTCTGATAGAAGGTatctctttaatttatttaaaatgagcGGACCCTGCAAACTTTGATTCGTCTTGGCAAAAAAACTCTGTAAAACtttgttaaaattttcttcaaaccataaaaaatctgatCCAATATATATCAGGTGGGCTCAAGACTTGCGCTCAGCAACACATTTAGCCATTCATATATTACTTTAACCAAGGTAGTGAATGTTATCATTTTTAAGCAATAGAAAATCTGTCTTATGCCTTCGgtataactattattttacaacacaaataaataaaataaacactgaaTAATTACTGCAAGTTTGAAGAATTGGTCAAACGTAATTTCgacttaaaaataagaaaatgagGAATTTTGTCATAAGAAGGATTGAACAACGTTTGTAATTATATGTAAAGCAAATTATTGATTCTATGAAAGACATTTTAACATGTTCGAATTTATGATGAATGTGGTATCTCTACATAAAGTACTGAAACACTAAGCTTAACTATATTATTGGCTTGAAGAAACGCTTAGaattaagttacattttatacgatacttaattaattacagtttacaaacataattaatattcgaTAAGGTTACAAGATGAGCAGCGATAGTCGTTCCAGTTACTCTCGATTATAGACCCAGGGTTTGGCTTGAAACAAATCGAGTAACCTCGTCGAATAGGAACATAGATGAGCCATACCTACAACTTCAATCATTTAACAGTAATTATAAGACCATTTTacttaccgtcgtactcagagtaatttaatggttacttaacccagtcctcagcaattgtCTTCAatgcaaaatcgttactaaggaatagtttaagaaatcgttaaatatttctaagtgcggcagttaggTATTTAAGAACAATGAAGAATGTTTTGGTAGAATAGAATTTATCGTTTATAGGTGCCCAAATAAGCCTGACAATTGGGACAGTAGTGATCAGCGTTTCGGCAGGAATCCATGCAGTATGGCAGGCAGGAACAACCCAATATACCGCACctgtaaacaaataattgtgatgtaatgcaatttatttctttaatagttttaaaatagacTGCAGacaatttaattctttatttatatcgtAAGTGGGTATATATTCCCTTGTTAGGTGAAATCCTCTTTGTAAACTAAAAAGTATTATGCCAGTATTGTTCACTATGATCTATCTAATAAAggacataaatgataaatgtgaACGTACTAAACGGTTGCGGTTTGGCAACCACATACCAAGCGTAATTATTATGAAGAATGACGAGTCCCACAGGTCAGCAGTGCAGTGGACTGTCAGAGCTATTGTTAACGGAAAAGTCTAGAATCGAATATTTACAGCTACACTATTTGTCGCGTGTTTGATTTCCGcgtaattctttgtgtgatccacaaatcatTGTCTCGAGGCGGGTGTGTTATCCTAATTAGTTAGTTAGTATTATCCtagttagttataatttttGCGTTTATAAAAGAACCGATATCAGTTCACTAcatagcataaaacaaagtcactttctgTCCCTaggtccctttgtatgcttaaatctttaaaagtacgcaacggattttgttgatgtagtttttttaatagatagagtgatatatcaccattgcacccatgcgaagctgagacgggtcgctagttttttttttttataaatagaaagcGCTACTTACATAAAAGAACATATTAAAAACGCCATCAAGTGTGTCTTTACAGTAGCTTTCTTTTCCACATTAGTGATTATAGTCGCTTTGCAAGATGGACACACCACTGGACACGGCTTCGGACCAACAGGTACGGGGTTCATTTTGTATCTGaaattatataatgtataattaaatagttatgCAATGCaatgtcacgctttttatccctgatagggtaggcagagatgcacattacggcacgtaatgccgctatacaatttgtacacccacttttgaccATTTGTTCTATAGaatccgagacctcttgtccaacaatcgcacttgcaaccacttgaccatGGAGGCAAGATATTACATAGGGCATTACAAGGTATTcgtaacataatttattttagtttttagttttttattaatgttggtgtttattcttttgacataatagttataaataaataaataaaataaataattggataacatataacataatattatgtatatttacgaACAGTTATCATTATGTATCGGAACCTCTTCAGTAGCGAAAACTGCTCATAACGATATATGTGTCATCCACTTTTCGCCCATtacgttatgttatgttaaatttaacattatttaccAACTGCAGAATAAAGAGCTATTCAATATTAAGAGTATTAGATAACATTGTTTATGTCGATGCTTCAAAATTATCTTTCAAGTACATAGTTTAAAACTTAAGATTACACGAGCAAGCACATGAAGCTACCCCGACTCTGTGAAGAGATTTTCGACCTTATACTGTTGTTATAAAGTTGCAAATGTAATAAACTGTTTTGagattttagtatattttgatAAGCTGACTTTTACATAAGTATCATTATGAATGATGCTTGTCCTTGTAATGAAAAtgattgtttataattattattttgaaaaatgataaattttaaataacatcaaGCTTATTGTTTTTGGGGGTGGGTACAATAGGCAAATTTGATAGGTAGTCAAAtcgttcgtttttttttttacatttgatgggtcgacgtttggccctATCTCGTTAAGGAGTTTTTTTGGTCGAACATATTGCTCGATTTCATTGAGGTTTTTATTAAGAAACTAGTGAACCCCGCGAACTTTGTTTGGCTTTGCAAaatctacacatcgttttttttCCTATATAAAAACCTTCGAACAATagtgaaagcatttattttatttatatattataaatagaataatcaaagtcaaagtcaaagtcaaaattatttattccaaattaACCAGATAGgaacttttgaacgtcaagtaaatatcataataattaaaactcaatatttatctacaattaatttcaatacaaaaaaaacaatggacattgtcagtgacgtcatgccAGAAACGACAAGGATAGAAAAACATTGtgtcctttttttaaatatacctaattgttTCTTCTGTACTATGTTTTTGACAGTCAAAaacgatacattttatttaagcacaaataaaataatgtgagAATTCtggttaattatttttctaatccACGTGGATCTAGGATTTGAAACCAGTATTTCGCTGCACTATCAGATACTGTGTTCTTCTagctaattaatattttgacagTTTTACTTCTGGCCACATTCACGTGGGATTAAAAGTAACACATGCATGAACTttcaaacttttgcatttataatattagtaagattagaATAATTGCTTAGATTTTACTTTAGttcaactaaacaaaaataaaatgaagggaggtcataattatgtacattatttttcatttcaataacaCTTTTAAGTAGCTTAAAATCGGTAAGTGACAATCACGTGACACATAAAGGcgaatctaataaaatatatttttggtaaaaagTAATATACTCAcctatatgaaaaaaaaatagtttgacAAAAaattggtgttgcgggtgttcatgggcggcactgattgcttaccatcaggtgaatcgtttgctcgtttgcctcctattccataaaaaaaaaaaacaaaaaaaacgaaataTCACAATACCTTAGTTTTCAGATTTTAAAATGACAACTTAAAAAACACTTACCTAAAATGACAatagttttgaaaataaaagtaacaattttaaTGGTGGTCAACTCTTCTGGTATGCTAATAAGCAACTGAGAGGGCTAATAGTCAATACTACACAAGAAACTTCTCCatcttacattattataatatatgtagcaagtaggtacttatgcaATCGAAGTGGTTGCACTTTTGTCTCGATTCTCTAGTGGGTGATATACAACTATTCAGCACAAGGTTATAGgttttaattcaattcaatgtaattaatttaggttaatctaaactaaaattGCTTGGAGTCACTTGAACCACCATTATATATCTTATATCTATTTGGATGAAAATTAGTGGGTAAGTAGCTTAGAACCTGAAGACGGATATAGGAAACCCGATTTTTATCCAAGAGTTTACCGAAAATCCTACAGGAATGGTACTAGtggcatgcttcggcacgaacgacctgctcgaccggagtgatcaCACGGCGTCACAGAAACCCGATGTAAAAAACcggaggttaccggaggccctttcccaatctttccaatccctgattgcCCAATAACTCTCGAaatcctaacgcccaaaaggctggcaacgcaccagtaatgcccctggtgtttcgggtatacatgggccgcggcgattgcttaccattagataatccgtctgctcgtttacggcgaataccataaaaaacggGGGAAAATGGTTTTGAGCTTACGAAATTGCAGATGGGAGttaatatatcataatattaataaatacactTACCACACAAATCCAATCGCCACTGAAGACACCTTATATTTCTTCCAAATCTCGAGTAATCACTTAATCTAATGAACTACTTAATAATCGACTTAAATAAAGCTCTAGATTCGACAACCGTCTTCAAAAGACCTTTTAGAACAACTCAAGTTAAATAGAAATTCTTCAGTGATTTAAGGACCCTTGCACGATGTAAGAATACTACAAAAATAACCTTTACGCCCTACGATATAAGAGCTTAACAGTTTCTAGcctaatttattactttt
This genomic window contains:
- the LOC118263908 gene encoding lipopolysaccharide-induced tumor necrosis factor-alpha factor homolog: MNPVPVGPKPCPVVCPSCKATIITNVEKKATVKTHLMAFLICSFMCGILGCSCLPYCMDSCRNADHYCPNCQAYLGTYKR